In the genome of Nymphaea colorata isolate Beijing-Zhang1983 chromosome 9, ASM883128v2, whole genome shotgun sequence, one region contains:
- the LOC116260097 gene encoding protein CHROMOSOME TRANSMISSION FIDELITY 7 — protein MTQSKIISFFKPSSANAHYPAPPAVPGHVHPAVSSSPPLDEDKFRVTYRRRNQRRINHPGQDGWENGASENLSTVEDEDHSAGITESPCLKSKELDRVPNKKRTYAQYHLELGQSDFFLCTCSVCGLRYSRGDEEDEKLHKSFHKDYFYGVQFKGWRSERVVVALPDNKERILLVLDGDPPGHRDKVLEVVRIVERDLDLNDGWLLHDLCKVYMFISKSRVAGVLVAEPIKSAYRVRPSSETAESPQISRETDVKDTKTPTSSSILRFGSINFEREVDNKASSCVKKGNATVETNAGTIICESQAIPTCCGIRAIWVVPSRRRQHVATHLLDALRKSFCMGYVLEPTECAFTQTTSVGRLLACSYTGTKAFLIYKAGN, from the exons ATGACCCAATCGAAGATCATCTCCTTCTTTAAGCCTTCTTCTGCTAACGCCCATTATCCGGCACCACCAGCGGTTCCCGGCCATGTCCATCCAGCCGTTTCATCGTCGCCGCCGTTGGACGAAGACAAGTTTCGTGTTACCTACAGAAGACGGAATCAAAGGAGAATCAATCACCC AGGACAGGATGGATGGGAGAATGGGGCGTCGGAAAATCTTTCGACCGTCGAAGACGAGGATCATTCTGCGGGAATAACGGAATCTCCCTGTTTGAAGTCGAAGGAGTTGGACAGAGTTCCGAATAAGAAGAGAACCTACGCTCAGTACCATCTGGAGTTGGGGCAATCCGACTTCTTCTTGTGCACTTGTTCCGTTTGTGGTTTGCGGTATTCCCGAGGAGACGAAGAAGACGAGAAGCTGCACAAGTCGTTCCACAAGGACTACTTTTATGGTGTCCAATTCAAG GGTTGGCGAAGCGAACGCGTCGTCGTCGCTCTTCCGGATAATAAGGAACGTATCCTGTTGGTATTAGATGGTGACCCTCCTGGTCACAGAGACAAG GTTCTTGAGGTAGTTAGAATAGTGGAAAGAGACCTTGATTTGAATGACGGGTGGCTTCTACATGACCTTTGCAAG GTATATATGTTCATTTCTAAAAGTAGGGTTGCTGGTGTCCTGGTGGCCGAGCCAATAAAATCTGCATACAGAGTTAGGCCTAGCTCTGAAACTGCTGAATCTCCCCAAATCAGTAGAGAGACAGATGTAAAAGATACAAAAACACCCACATCAAGTTCAATCTTAAGATTTGGGTCgataaattttgaaagagagGTGGATAATAAGGCTTCCTCCTGTGTGAAGAAGGGAAATGCAACTGTTGAAACAAATGCAGGTACAATCATATGCGAAAGTCAAGCAATACCTACCTGTTGTGGGATAAGGGCTATTTGGGTGGTGCCTTCCAGGCGAAGGCAGCATGTTGCTACACATTTATTGGATGCTTTAAG GAAAAGTTTCTGCATGGGTTATGTTTTAGAGCCCACTGAATGTGCGTTTACTCAAACCACCTCTGTTGGCAGATTACTGGCATGCAGCTACACTGGCACCAAAGCTTTCTTGATATACAAGGCTGGAAATTAA
- the LOC116260856 gene encoding transcription factor GTE7-like isoform X2, giving the protein MASALLVSRNEPHWGERKVYMRKNPNKPSFDARGVVPFPAAAAGIGASGAIDGLRPDLGRATSDDSSSLNRKSVSLNHREVMPSGGGGDPFSRASFVSFDVASLSRRGLKELRDQLIEELAQVRDMLSRIDSREHSSRSGYGTAQFSGGYRELAPTVPPAPPSRPPPLNLEVLDQPIDGGVKEKRTPKANQFYRSSDFITGKSKIQHVEGKKTAGNKRPLPTTPNAASKRAFPPDLMADKFLGQIMKRCGQILSKLMKHKHGWVFNVPVDVVGMGLHDYNTIIKRPMDLGTVKKKLGCNQYASPLDFASDVRLTFNNALLYNPKGHDVNTMADQLLTYFEQMWGPAYGKYEEERHFAEEETPRSSYHEERLVPVKRVTPAPNAGLWSGHIQAQQTRLTQPAEMPAAAMAKSQSPSTAPAAKPKSGQTSAGGRSHSSKQPKPKAKDPNKREMSFEEKQKLSTNLQNLPQEKMDQVVQIIRRRNQNLAQHGDEIEVDIDVVDTETLWELDRFVCNCKKALSKMKRMALMQQQRNATASEVAEVADSAAAKKKGEQGEEDVDICDDMPSTNFPPVEIDKDEKDAGYASDSSSSSSSSSDSSSSSDSDSGSSSGSDSEADDARSPFTGPKSPSRS; this is encoded by the exons ATGGCGTCCGCCCTTCTCGTGAGCCGTAATGAGCCTCACTGGGGAGAACGCAAAGTTTATATGAGAAAGAACCCTAACAAACCCTCGTTCGACGCCCGTGGTGTCGTTCCTTTTCCGGCCGCCGCTGCTGGGATCGGGGCTTCCGGTGCTATAGACGGCCTTCGCCCTGATCTGGGACGAGCCACCTCCGATGACTCCTCGTCGCTCAATAGAAAGTCCGTTAGCCTCAATCACAGAGAGGTTATGCCCTCCGGCGGTGGAGGCGACCCATTTTCTCGcgcttcttttgtttccttcGACGTTGCCTCGTTATCCAGGCGCGGGCTGAAGGAACTCCGCGACCAGTTGATCGAGGAGCTTGCGCAGGTCAGGGACATGCTCAGCCGGATTGATTCACGTGAGCATTCCTCCAGATCTGGCTATGGCACCGCACAGTTTTCTGGTGGTTATAGGGAGCTGGCTCCTACGGTGCCCCCAGCCCCGCCATCACGGCCGCCTCCCCTGAATCTTGAGGTTCTTGATCAGCCAATAGATGGTGGGGTGAAGGAGAAAAGAACGCCAAAAGCGAACCAGTTCTACCGTTCGTCAGACTTCATTACTGGGAAATCGAAGATTCAGCATGTGGAAGGCAAGAAAACCGCCGGAAACAAGCGTCCGTTGCCAACAACTCCCAATGCCGCATCAAAGAGGGCGTTCCCTCCGGATCTGATGGCTGACAAATTTCTTGGGCAGATCATGAAGCGTTGTGGCCAGATCCTGTCCAAATTGATGAAGCACAAACATGGATGGGTGTTCAATGTTCCGGTGGATGTCGTGGGGATGGGTCTTCACGATTACAACACCATAATCAAGCGTCCTATGGATCTGGGCACGGTAAAGAAGAAGCTCGGGTGTAACCAGTACGCCTCGCCGCTCGATTTCGCATCTGACGTGCGCCTCACCTTTAACAATGCGCTCCTTTATAACCCTAAGGGTCATGACGTGAATACGATGGCTGATCAGCTCCTCACTTACTTTGAACAAATGTGGGGTCCTGCATACGGGAAATATGAAGAAGAACGGCATTTTGCTGAGGAGGAAACCCCCAGGAGCTCTTATCACGAAGAACGGCTGGTGCCTGTGAAGCGGGTAACTCCCGCACCAAACGCCGGCCTGTGGTCTGGACACATTCAGGCGCAGCAGACTCGGCTAACGCAGCCTGCTGAGATGCCAGCAGCCGCTATGGCGAAAAGCCAGTCGCCGTCAACGGCCCCTGCTGCAAAGCCAAAGAGTGGACAAACATCAGCAGGAGGAAGGTCGCATTCCAGCAAGCAGCCGAAGCCTAAGGCCAAAGATCCGAACAAGAGGGAAATGAGTTTTGAGGAGAAGCAAAAATTGAGCACCAACTTGCAAAATCTCCCGCAGGAGAAGATGGACCAAGTGGTTCAGATCATCAGGAGGCGGAACCAGAACCTCGCCCAGCATGGCGACGAGATCGAGGTAGACATTGATGTTGTGGACACAGAAACGCTTTGGGAGCTTGATCGTTTCGTTTGCAACTGCAAGAAGGCTCTTAGTAAGATGAAGCGAATGGCTCTCATGCAGCAGCAGCGGAATGCTACGGCATCGGAG GTGGCAGAAGTAGCTGATTCCGCAGCTGCAAAGAAGAAAG GtgaacaaggagaggaagatGTTGACATTTGTGATGACATGCCTTCTACAAATTTCCCGCCCGTTGAGATCGATAAAGATGAGAAGGACGCTGGTTATGCCAGTGACTCCAGCAGCTCCAGTAGCTCCAGCAGTGACTCATCATCTTCAAGCG attcagattcaggGAGTTCATCGGGCAGCGACTCTGAAGCAGATGATGCTCGGTCTCCGTTCACCGGCCCGAAATCCCCGTCCAGAAGCTGA
- the LOC116260856 gene encoding transcription factor GTE7-like isoform X1, with protein sequence MASALLVSRNEPHWGERKVYMRKNPNKPSFDARGVVPFPAAAAGIGASGAIDGLRPDLGRATSDDSSSLNRKSVSLNHREVMPSGGGGDPFSRASFVSFDVASLSRRGLKELRDQLIEELAQVRDMLSRIDSREHSSRSGYGTAQFSGGYRELAPTVPPAPPSRPPPLNLEVLDQPIDGGVKEKRTPKANQFYRSSDFITGKSKIQHVEGKKTAGNKRPLPTTPNAASKRAFPPDLMADKFLGQIMKRCGQILSKLMKHKHGWVFNVPVDVVGMGLHDYNTIIKRPMDLGTVKKKLGCNQYASPLDFASDVRLTFNNALLYNPKGHDVNTMADQLLTYFEQMWGPAYGKYEEERHFAEEETPRSSYHEERLVPVKRVTPAPNAGLWSGHIQAQQTRLTQPAEMPAAAMAKSQSPSTAPAAKPKSGQTSAGGRSHSSKQPKPKAKDPNKREMSFEEKQKLSTNLQNLPQEKMDQVVQIIRRRNQNLAQHGDEIEVDIDVVDTETLWELDRFVCNCKKALSKMKRMALMQQQRNATASEQVAEVADSAAAKKKGEQGEEDVDICDDMPSTNFPPVEIDKDEKDAGYASDSSSSSSSSSDSSSSSDSDSGSSSGSDSEADDARSPFTGPKSPSRS encoded by the exons ATGGCGTCCGCCCTTCTCGTGAGCCGTAATGAGCCTCACTGGGGAGAACGCAAAGTTTATATGAGAAAGAACCCTAACAAACCCTCGTTCGACGCCCGTGGTGTCGTTCCTTTTCCGGCCGCCGCTGCTGGGATCGGGGCTTCCGGTGCTATAGACGGCCTTCGCCCTGATCTGGGACGAGCCACCTCCGATGACTCCTCGTCGCTCAATAGAAAGTCCGTTAGCCTCAATCACAGAGAGGTTATGCCCTCCGGCGGTGGAGGCGACCCATTTTCTCGcgcttcttttgtttccttcGACGTTGCCTCGTTATCCAGGCGCGGGCTGAAGGAACTCCGCGACCAGTTGATCGAGGAGCTTGCGCAGGTCAGGGACATGCTCAGCCGGATTGATTCACGTGAGCATTCCTCCAGATCTGGCTATGGCACCGCACAGTTTTCTGGTGGTTATAGGGAGCTGGCTCCTACGGTGCCCCCAGCCCCGCCATCACGGCCGCCTCCCCTGAATCTTGAGGTTCTTGATCAGCCAATAGATGGTGGGGTGAAGGAGAAAAGAACGCCAAAAGCGAACCAGTTCTACCGTTCGTCAGACTTCATTACTGGGAAATCGAAGATTCAGCATGTGGAAGGCAAGAAAACCGCCGGAAACAAGCGTCCGTTGCCAACAACTCCCAATGCCGCATCAAAGAGGGCGTTCCCTCCGGATCTGATGGCTGACAAATTTCTTGGGCAGATCATGAAGCGTTGTGGCCAGATCCTGTCCAAATTGATGAAGCACAAACATGGATGGGTGTTCAATGTTCCGGTGGATGTCGTGGGGATGGGTCTTCACGATTACAACACCATAATCAAGCGTCCTATGGATCTGGGCACGGTAAAGAAGAAGCTCGGGTGTAACCAGTACGCCTCGCCGCTCGATTTCGCATCTGACGTGCGCCTCACCTTTAACAATGCGCTCCTTTATAACCCTAAGGGTCATGACGTGAATACGATGGCTGATCAGCTCCTCACTTACTTTGAACAAATGTGGGGTCCTGCATACGGGAAATATGAAGAAGAACGGCATTTTGCTGAGGAGGAAACCCCCAGGAGCTCTTATCACGAAGAACGGCTGGTGCCTGTGAAGCGGGTAACTCCCGCACCAAACGCCGGCCTGTGGTCTGGACACATTCAGGCGCAGCAGACTCGGCTAACGCAGCCTGCTGAGATGCCAGCAGCCGCTATGGCGAAAAGCCAGTCGCCGTCAACGGCCCCTGCTGCAAAGCCAAAGAGTGGACAAACATCAGCAGGAGGAAGGTCGCATTCCAGCAAGCAGCCGAAGCCTAAGGCCAAAGATCCGAACAAGAGGGAAATGAGTTTTGAGGAGAAGCAAAAATTGAGCACCAACTTGCAAAATCTCCCGCAGGAGAAGATGGACCAAGTGGTTCAGATCATCAGGAGGCGGAACCAGAACCTCGCCCAGCATGGCGACGAGATCGAGGTAGACATTGATGTTGTGGACACAGAAACGCTTTGGGAGCTTGATCGTTTCGTTTGCAACTGCAAGAAGGCTCTTAGTAAGATGAAGCGAATGGCTCTCATGCAGCAGCAGCGGAATGCTACGGCATCGGAG CAGGTGGCAGAAGTAGCTGATTCCGCAGCTGCAAAGAAGAAAG GtgaacaaggagaggaagatGTTGACATTTGTGATGACATGCCTTCTACAAATTTCCCGCCCGTTGAGATCGATAAAGATGAGAAGGACGCTGGTTATGCCAGTGACTCCAGCAGCTCCAGTAGCTCCAGCAGTGACTCATCATCTTCAAGCG attcagattcaggGAGTTCATCGGGCAGCGACTCTGAAGCAGATGATGCTCGGTCTCCGTTCACCGGCCCGAAATCCCCGTCCAGAAGCTGA